In Microbacterium pumilum, the following proteins share a genomic window:
- the cydB gene encoding cytochrome d ubiquinol oxidase subunit II yields the protein MNLPDVWFVIIAVFWTGFFVLEGFDFGVGALHAVIGRSETERRTAINTIAPFWDGNEVWLVVGTAAIFAAFPAWYATWLSALYLGIVLLLVALIARGIAVEWRSKGRHQTWRRTWSFGLTAGSLIAPLVLGIAPGDLLAGLPIDEDGAFTGRVWSMFTGFGVWTGLTLVALCLLHGATFLAIRTTADLRRRAMRWNRMLGVVALVMVAVFAVWTGLMAQPSWPSYLLLAIALVAVVASLYATRRSGEKVAFAATAIAMAATVGSIFASLFPDVLVSSTSGAYSLTIAATASGQYALTVMTIVAAIFFPLVLLYQGYTYIVFRRRIGGATPRAAAPEPRPEVPAR from the coding sequence ATGAATCTGCCCGACGTGTGGTTCGTCATCATCGCCGTCTTCTGGACGGGCTTCTTCGTGCTCGAAGGCTTCGACTTCGGCGTCGGAGCGCTCCACGCGGTGATCGGTCGCTCCGAGACCGAGCGGAGGACGGCGATCAACACGATCGCTCCGTTCTGGGACGGCAACGAGGTGTGGCTGGTGGTGGGCACGGCAGCGATCTTCGCGGCCTTCCCGGCCTGGTACGCGACCTGGCTTTCGGCCCTCTACCTCGGCATCGTGCTGCTGCTGGTCGCTCTCATCGCACGAGGGATCGCGGTGGAATGGCGCAGCAAGGGCCGGCATCAGACGTGGCGGCGCACCTGGAGCTTCGGGCTCACCGCCGGCAGCCTCATCGCACCGCTCGTGCTCGGCATCGCCCCCGGCGACCTGCTGGCGGGGCTTCCGATCGACGAAGACGGCGCGTTCACCGGTCGGGTGTGGAGCATGTTCACCGGATTCGGCGTCTGGACGGGACTCACGCTCGTCGCGCTGTGCCTCCTGCACGGGGCGACATTCCTCGCCATCCGCACCACGGCTGACCTCCGGAGGCGGGCGATGCGGTGGAACCGCATGCTCGGCGTCGTGGCACTCGTGATGGTCGCGGTGTTCGCAGTCTGGACAGGGCTCATGGCGCAGCCGTCATGGCCCTCCTATCTGCTGCTGGCGATCGCCCTCGTCGCGGTCGTCGCATCGCTGTACGCGACTCGGAGAAGCGGTGAGAAGGTCGCCTTCGCCGCCACCGCGATCGCCATGGCCGCCACCGTCGGCTCCATCTTTGCGAGCCTCTTCCCGGACGTGCTCGTCTCGAGCACCAGCGGTGCCTACAGCCTGACCATCGCGGCGACGGCATCGGGCCAGTACGCGCTCACCGTCATGACGATCGTGGCGGCGATCTTCTTCCCCCTCGTGCTGCTGTATCAGGGCTACACGTACATCGTGTTCCGCCGGCGGATCGGCGGAGCGACCCCGCGCGCTGCCGCGCCCGAGCCTCGCCCCGAGGTTCCGGCCCGGTGA
- a CDS encoding IclR family transcriptional regulator: protein MPNKAGGDSAAPASQTLSRGIRILEILADAREPLSIDEIARRLGVHRSVGYRLLRTLEDHGLVTRDSSGRMQLGARMAALAAGVAHDLQAEALPELTAVANELGTTCFLVVLDHDECITLVSVEPRHAVASVAQRPGTRHPVTIGAPGKAILSALPRVEWPQDVSESLSDEVRHAAARGFATSHDEVIPSLRSVSVPLSLRGRRTAAIAVVYVASAYEPEEIAARLQRSAGMIRQALDG from the coding sequence ATGCCGAACAAAGCCGGGGGCGATTCCGCCGCACCCGCATCGCAGACGCTCAGCCGCGGCATCCGGATTCTCGAGATCCTCGCCGACGCGCGCGAACCTCTCTCGATCGATGAGATCGCCAGGCGGCTGGGGGTGCACCGGTCGGTCGGGTACCGGCTGCTGCGCACGCTCGAGGACCACGGCCTCGTCACGCGCGACAGCTCGGGCCGCATGCAGCTCGGCGCGCGCATGGCGGCCCTCGCGGCCGGGGTGGCCCACGATCTGCAGGCCGAAGCCCTGCCCGAGCTCACCGCCGTCGCGAACGAGCTCGGCACCACGTGCTTCCTCGTCGTGCTCGACCACGACGAGTGCATCACACTCGTGAGCGTCGAGCCACGGCACGCCGTTGCATCGGTCGCGCAGCGGCCGGGGACGCGGCATCCGGTCACGATCGGCGCACCGGGCAAGGCCATCCTGTCGGCCCTTCCGCGCGTGGAGTGGCCGCAGGACGTCTCCGAGAGTCTGAGCGATGAGGTGCGGCACGCTGCTGCCCGCGGGTTCGCGACGAGCCATGATGAAGTCATCCCGAGTCTGCGATCCGTGTCTGTTCCGCTCAGTCTCAGGGGCCGGCGGACGGCGGCGATCGCCGTGGTCTACGTCGCGAGCGCCTACGAACCAGAGGAGATCGCTGCGCGGCTGCAGCGATCTGCCGGGATGATCCGCCAGGCGCTCGACGGCTGA
- a CDS encoding FAD-dependent monooxygenase, whose translation MQFHHHGYVSGEPRVQDAAGSGVDRPFELPDEMDVLIVGSGPAGMLLAAQLSQFPRLTTRIIERRDGRLVLGQADGIQPRSVETFQAFGFAERIVAEAFNIAYMNFWTPDPANPKNIIRSARTEDYAFKISEFPHLIVNQARVLDYFAEAAAYGPGRIVPDYGVEFVGLTVQESAIENSGGYPVEVRVRYVAGARAGEERTVRAKYVVGCDGARSGVREAIGRTHVGDVSRHAWGVMDVLVNTDFPDWRTKCAINAEAGNILHIPREGGYLSRMYIDLGAVADDDDHRVRQTPIDEIIRRANDILHPYSIDVKQVAWHSVYEVGHRVTDKFDDVPEGEDRTPRVFLTGDACHTHSAKAGQGMNVSMQDGFNLGWKLGSVLTGRSPDSLLSTYSAERQPVAQQLIDFDREWSSLMARKPEEITDPQDLATYYLATAEFPSGFMTQYGESMIVTDGAHQALAEGFPLGKRFKSVEVVRVCDGNVVHLGHHARADGRWRIYAFADTAAVALADTAAGTPADGTTSGRPSTLASWAEWLASPESPVARFTPVDADVDAVFDVKAIYQQRFEDVDITRVPGVFLPRTGPLGLTDWEKVYAAGPSVWNSVDIFAERGLSRDGVVVVVRPDQYVAAVLPLSATHELEAFFAQHMLPQRAAAVLTS comes from the coding sequence ATGCAGTTCCATCACCACGGATACGTCTCAGGAGAGCCCCGCGTGCAGGACGCGGCAGGATCCGGCGTCGATCGGCCCTTCGAGCTCCCCGACGAGATGGATGTGCTCATCGTCGGGTCCGGCCCGGCGGGCATGCTCCTGGCGGCCCAGCTCTCGCAGTTCCCGCGTCTGACGACGCGCATCATCGAGCGTCGCGATGGTCGACTGGTGCTGGGACAGGCGGACGGAATCCAGCCGCGCAGCGTCGAGACCTTTCAGGCGTTCGGATTCGCCGAGCGAATCGTGGCGGAGGCGTTCAACATCGCCTACATGAACTTCTGGACCCCCGATCCGGCGAATCCGAAGAACATCATCCGCTCGGCGCGCACCGAGGACTACGCGTTCAAAATCAGCGAGTTCCCGCACCTCATCGTGAACCAGGCGCGGGTGCTCGACTACTTCGCCGAAGCCGCCGCATACGGCCCTGGGAGGATCGTCCCTGATTACGGCGTCGAGTTCGTCGGACTGACGGTGCAGGAAAGCGCCATCGAGAACAGCGGAGGGTATCCGGTGGAGGTCCGCGTGCGGTACGTCGCGGGGGCGCGCGCCGGCGAAGAGCGCACGGTACGGGCGAAGTACGTCGTCGGCTGCGACGGCGCGCGCAGCGGCGTCCGCGAGGCGATCGGTCGCACGCACGTAGGCGATGTATCGCGGCACGCGTGGGGGGTCATGGACGTGCTGGTGAACACCGACTTCCCGGATTGGCGGACGAAGTGCGCCATCAATGCCGAGGCGGGCAACATCCTCCACATCCCGCGCGAGGGCGGCTATCTCAGCCGCATGTACATCGATCTCGGAGCGGTGGCCGACGATGACGACCACCGCGTGCGCCAGACGCCGATCGACGAGATCATCCGCAGGGCGAACGACATCCTGCATCCGTACTCGATCGATGTGAAGCAGGTCGCCTGGCACAGTGTTTACGAGGTCGGCCATCGAGTGACCGACAAGTTCGACGACGTGCCCGAGGGAGAGGACCGCACGCCCCGCGTCTTCCTCACGGGGGACGCGTGCCACACGCACAGTGCCAAAGCCGGGCAGGGAATGAACGTGTCGATGCAAGACGGCTTCAACCTCGGCTGGAAGCTCGGCTCGGTGCTCACCGGGCGGAGTCCCGATTCGCTTCTCTCGACCTACTCCGCCGAGCGGCAGCCCGTCGCCCAGCAGCTCATCGACTTCGATCGGGAATGGTCATCGCTGATGGCCCGCAAGCCCGAGGAGATCACCGATCCGCAGGACCTCGCCACCTACTACCTCGCGACCGCAGAGTTCCCGTCGGGCTTCATGACGCAGTACGGCGAGTCGATGATCGTGACGGATGGCGCGCACCAGGCGCTTGCCGAGGGCTTCCCGCTCGGAAAGCGCTTCAAGTCGGTCGAGGTCGTGCGCGTGTGCGACGGCAACGTCGTGCACCTCGGCCACCACGCCAGGGCCGACGGGCGCTGGCGGATCTATGCCTTCGCCGACACCGCGGCCGTGGCCCTCGCGGACACCGCGGCCGGGACGCCCGCGGATGGGACCACCTCCGGCCGGCCGTCCACGCTCGCCTCGTGGGCCGAGTGGCTGGCGTCGCCGGAGTCGCCCGTCGCACGGTTCACACCGGTCGACGCGGATGTCGACGCCGTGTTCGACGTGAAGGCGATCTACCAGCAGCGCTTCGAGGACGTCGACATCACGCGGGTGCCCGGTGTGTTCCTTCCACGGACCGGACCCCTCGGGCTGACCGATTGGGAGAAGGTCTACGCGGCCGGCCCCAGCGTGTGGAACAGCGTCGACATCTTCGCGGAGCGCGGACTGTCGCGCGACGGCGTCGTCGTCGTGGTGCGCCCCGACCAGTACGTCGCGGCCGTGCTGCCGTTGAGTGCGACGCACGAGCTCGAGGCGTTCTTCGCGCAGCACATGCTCCCGCAGCGCGCCGCCGCAGTCCTCACCTCGTGA
- a CDS encoding NAD-dependent succinate-semialdehyde dehydrogenase encodes MSENRETELLATVPDSLFIGGEWRAAEGGKTLKVYDPATGAVVKEIADASPADGKAALDAAAAAFPAWAATPARERAEILRRAFDLLQERKEDFALLMTIEMGKPLAEARGEVAYGGEFVRWFSEETARIQGRYGPNPEGTGRMIVSQHPVGPCFLITPWNFPLAMATRKIAPALAAGCTVVIKPAELTPLTTLAFAKVLEDAGLPAGVVNVFTTSTSGAVSEPIIRDPRLRKLSFTGSTQVGQRLLAQAADGVLRTSMELGGNAPFVVFEDADLDKAVDGAMLAKFRNIGQACTAANRFIVHRSVADEFARRVTERVQGMKIGRGTEDGVAIGPLINEAAVEKASSLVGDAVERGAHVATGGSAIDGPGTFYEPTVVTDVQPGSDILREEIFGPVLAIIPFDTEDDAVRLANDTEYGLVSYVFTESLSRGQRMIERLETGMMGLNMGVVSNAAAPFGGWKMSGLGREGGAEGIHEYLQTKYTLTPNPF; translated from the coding sequence GTGTCAGAGAACCGTGAGACCGAGCTGTTGGCGACCGTGCCGGATTCGCTCTTCATCGGCGGCGAGTGGCGGGCCGCCGAGGGCGGCAAGACCCTCAAGGTGTACGACCCTGCAACGGGGGCCGTGGTCAAGGAGATCGCCGATGCCTCTCCCGCCGACGGCAAGGCGGCGCTGGATGCCGCTGCGGCGGCGTTCCCGGCTTGGGCGGCGACCCCGGCGCGCGAGCGTGCCGAGATCCTGCGGCGCGCGTTCGACCTGCTGCAGGAGCGCAAGGAGGACTTCGCGCTGCTCATGACGATCGAGATGGGCAAGCCGCTCGCCGAGGCGCGCGGCGAGGTCGCCTACGGGGGAGAGTTCGTCCGCTGGTTCAGCGAAGAGACCGCGCGCATCCAGGGCCGCTACGGCCCGAACCCCGAGGGCACCGGTCGCATGATCGTGTCGCAGCATCCGGTCGGCCCGTGCTTCTTGATCACGCCGTGGAACTTCCCGCTCGCGATGGCGACCCGCAAGATCGCCCCGGCGCTCGCCGCAGGCTGCACCGTGGTCATCAAGCCCGCCGAGCTCACGCCCCTCACGACGCTCGCGTTTGCGAAGGTGCTCGAGGACGCTGGGCTGCCTGCCGGCGTGGTGAACGTGTTCACGACGTCGACGTCGGGCGCCGTGTCCGAGCCGATCATCCGCGACCCGCGGCTGCGCAAGCTGTCGTTCACCGGCTCGACGCAGGTCGGCCAGCGCCTCCTCGCCCAGGCGGCGGACGGTGTGCTGCGCACCTCGATGGAGCTCGGCGGCAACGCCCCGTTCGTGGTGTTCGAGGACGCCGACCTCGACAAGGCTGTGGATGGCGCGATGCTCGCGAAGTTCCGCAACATCGGGCAGGCCTGCACGGCGGCGAACCGCTTCATCGTGCACCGCTCGGTCGCCGATGAGTTCGCCCGCCGGGTGACGGAACGTGTGCAGGGGATGAAGATCGGCCGCGGCACCGAAGATGGTGTTGCGATCGGACCCCTCATCAACGAGGCGGCGGTCGAGAAGGCCTCATCGCTGGTGGGGGATGCCGTCGAGCGCGGCGCCCACGTGGCGACGGGGGGGTCGGCGATCGACGGACCCGGCACGTTCTACGAGCCGACCGTCGTCACCGACGTGCAGCCCGGCAGCGACATCCTGCGCGAGGAGATCTTCGGACCGGTGTTGGCGATCATCCCGTTCGACACCGAAGACGACGCCGTCCGCCTCGCCAACGACACCGAGTACGGGCTGGTGTCGTACGTCTTCACCGAGAGCCTCTCGCGGGGCCAGCGCATGATCGAGCGGCTCGAGACCGGGATGATGGGCCTGAACATGGGCGTGGTGTCGAATGCGGCCGCCCCGTTCGGGGGCTGGAAGATGTCGGGCCTCGGTCGCGAGGGCGGCGCCGAGGGCATCCACGAGTACCTGCAGACGAAGTACACCCTCACGCCGAACCCGTTCTGA
- a CDS encoding DNA glycosylase AlkZ-like family protein — MDVATLRRERLRSHRLSAPAATVGEAASHMLATQGQEFWGGRWALASRTRGAPSVRDVDAAFDRGEIVRSWTMRGTIHVIPARDLAWVLSITGERQARQAAAVRRAESIDDAELARAERLARAALSGGNRLTRKELFDVLEAGGVSTARQRGYHLLVALSLRTVVCQGPVVPRFGGPTREQYVVLTEEWVTDAASPADPAAEYFSRFIASHGPACVRDFAWWSGLPLGISRAAAERAADRVVIVEDEGEPLYVATGPAPRRTPGAPDVLALPPYEEYYLSYADRTVPCAPEFLAAIGPSLNGIIRPILVARGEAIGVWTHSVAVGRHADDPVPELFTPDAASDDEVVAALARYRAFITA, encoded by the coding sequence ATGGATGTCGCGACGCTCCGGCGCGAACGGCTGAGATCCCATCGCCTGAGCGCCCCCGCCGCCACAGTCGGCGAGGCGGCATCGCATATGCTCGCGACGCAGGGCCAGGAGTTCTGGGGCGGCCGGTGGGCGCTCGCTTCGCGGACCCGCGGTGCCCCGAGCGTGCGCGACGTCGATGCGGCGTTCGACCGCGGCGAGATCGTGCGTTCGTGGACCATGCGCGGCACGATTCACGTGATTCCGGCCCGCGACCTTGCGTGGGTGCTCTCGATCACGGGGGAGCGGCAGGCGCGGCAGGCAGCCGCGGTGCGTCGCGCCGAGTCCATCGACGATGCCGAGCTCGCGCGCGCGGAGCGACTTGCGCGAGCGGCGCTGAGCGGCGGCAACAGGCTCACGCGCAAGGAGCTGTTCGATGTGCTCGAGGCCGGCGGCGTGAGCACGGCCCGCCAGCGGGGCTATCACCTGCTGGTGGCGCTGTCGCTGCGCACGGTCGTCTGCCAGGGTCCCGTCGTTCCCCGCTTCGGCGGGCCGACGCGCGAGCAGTACGTCGTGCTGACCGAGGAGTGGGTGACGGATGCCGCGTCCCCCGCCGATCCGGCGGCGGAGTATTTCTCCCGCTTCATCGCTTCCCACGGGCCGGCCTGCGTCCGCGATTTCGCGTGGTGGTCGGGACTTCCCCTCGGGATCTCTCGGGCAGCGGCGGAGCGTGCCGCCGATCGCGTCGTGATCGTCGAAGACGAGGGCGAGCCGCTCTACGTCGCCACAGGTCCGGCGCCGCGCCGCACCCCTGGGGCCCCTGATGTCCTCGCGCTGCCGCCGTACGAGGAGTACTACCTCTCCTACGCGGACCGCACCGTTCCCTGCGCACCCGAGTTCCTCGCGGCGATCGGTCCCAGTCTCAACGGGATCATCCGGCCTATTCTCGTCGCGCGCGGCGAGGCCATCGGGGTCTGGACGCACTCGGTCGCCGTCGGGCGGCACGCGGACGACCCGGTTCCCGAGCTGTTCACTCCGGATGCCGCGTCCGACGACGAGGTCGTGGCGGCCCTCGCCCGCTACCGGGCATTCATCACCGCGTAG
- a CDS encoding phage baseplate assembly protein V has product MSLHRGIVIDVEDPAGQGRVNIEVPSVSTETLWALVVAPLAAGGLELPEVGTGVWVEFEGDDWSSPVVLGVIPRTIS; this is encoded by the coding sequence ATGTCACTGCATCGCGGGATCGTCATCGACGTCGAGGACCCGGCCGGGCAAGGCCGGGTGAACATCGAAGTGCCGAGCGTCAGCACTGAGACGCTGTGGGCCCTCGTCGTGGCCCCCCTCGCGGCCGGGGGCTTAGAGCTCCCGGAGGTCGGAACCGGAGTTTGGGTCGAATTCGAGGGGGACGACTGGTCGTCTCCCGTGGTTCTCGGCGTCATTCCCCGGACGATTTCGTAG
- a CDS encoding L-aspartate oxidase — MSTSERRISTTVLVIGTGGSGLRAAIELAEAGVDVLALGKRPKSDAHTSLAAGGINAALATMDADDSWQQHAADTLKESYLLANPHTVEIVTSGAARGIEDLERYGMPFAREEDGRISQRFFGAHTYRRTAFAGDYTGLEIQRTLINRAAQLKVPILDTVYVTRILVNDDGAVFGAYGFDLEDGTRYLIHADAVILAAGGHNRIWRRTSSRRDENTGDSFRLAVEAGGRLRDPELVQFHPSGIIEPENAAGTLISEAARGEGGILRNGLGERFMHRYDPERLELSTRDRVALACYTEIKEGRGTPKGGVWLDVSHLPRETIMTRLPRVYQTMLELQMLDITKDPIEIAPTAHYSMGGVWVRSSDHSTDVAGLYAIGEASSGLHGANRLGGNSLIELLVFGRIVGRAAADYSAALTAQKRSTAAVETARSEIADLLAASGTENVRALQRAIRNTMTEHAGVVRDEQGLLAGLAELDAIEARMAHIGVHPDIAGYHDLAHAFDLKSAALAARATLEAALERRETRGCHNRSDYPELDPGLQVNLVWSPTTGVVREEIPSIPAEIADLMREVSVVGKLVE, encoded by the coding sequence GTGAGTACTTCAGAACGCCGGATCTCAACCACAGTCCTCGTCATCGGCACCGGAGGCTCCGGCCTGCGCGCAGCCATCGAGCTCGCCGAAGCGGGGGTGGACGTGCTCGCCCTGGGCAAGCGGCCCAAGTCCGACGCCCACACATCGCTCGCCGCCGGCGGCATCAACGCCGCGCTCGCGACGATGGATGCCGACGACAGCTGGCAGCAGCACGCGGCCGACACCCTGAAAGAGAGCTACCTGCTCGCCAACCCGCACACCGTCGAGATCGTCACCTCCGGCGCGGCCCGGGGCATCGAAGACCTGGAGCGCTACGGCATGCCCTTCGCGCGAGAGGAGGACGGCCGCATCTCGCAGCGCTTCTTCGGCGCGCACACGTATCGCCGCACTGCTTTCGCGGGCGACTACACCGGCCTCGAGATCCAGCGCACGCTGATCAACCGCGCGGCCCAGCTGAAGGTTCCCATCCTCGACACGGTCTACGTCACGCGCATCCTCGTGAACGACGACGGCGCGGTCTTCGGTGCGTACGGCTTCGACCTCGAAGACGGCACGCGCTACCTGATCCACGCGGATGCGGTCATCCTCGCCGCCGGCGGACACAACCGCATCTGGCGGCGCACCTCTTCGCGCCGCGACGAGAACACGGGCGATTCGTTCCGGCTCGCCGTCGAGGCGGGAGGCCGGCTGCGCGACCCCGAGCTCGTGCAGTTCCACCCGAGCGGCATCATCGAGCCCGAGAACGCGGCCGGAACCCTCATCTCCGAGGCGGCCCGCGGCGAGGGCGGCATTCTGCGCAACGGGCTCGGTGAGCGCTTCATGCACAGGTACGACCCCGAGCGCCTCGAGCTCTCGACTCGCGACCGCGTGGCTCTCGCCTGCTACACCGAGATCAAGGAGGGCCGCGGCACCCCGAAGGGCGGCGTGTGGCTGGATGTCTCTCACCTCCCGCGAGAGACGATCATGACCCGGCTGCCGCGCGTGTACCAGACCATGCTCGAGCTGCAGATGCTCGACATCACGAAGGACCCGATCGAGATCGCGCCGACCGCCCACTACTCGATGGGCGGCGTGTGGGTGCGCTCTTCCGACCACTCCACCGACGTAGCGGGCCTGTACGCCATCGGCGAGGCCTCGTCGGGCCTGCACGGGGCCAACCGGCTGGGCGGCAACTCGCTGATCGAGCTGCTCGTGTTCGGGCGCATCGTGGGACGGGCCGCGGCCGACTACTCGGCGGCGCTGACCGCGCAGAAGCGCTCTACGGCTGCGGTGGAGACGGCTCGTTCCGAGATCGCGGACCTGCTCGCGGCATCCGGAACCGAGAACGTGCGAGCGCTGCAGCGCGCCATCCGGAACACCATGACCGAGCACGCGGGCGTCGTCCGCGACGAGCAGGGACTGCTCGCCGGCCTCGCCGAGCTCGACGCGATCGAGGCGCGCATGGCCCACATCGGCGTGCACCCCGATATCGCGGGTTACCACGATCTCGCGCACGCGTTCGATCTGAAGTCCGCTGCGCTCGCCGCGCGCGCCACTCTCGAGGCCGCACTCGAGCGGCGCGAGACCCGCGGGTGTCACAACCGCAGCGACTATCCCGAGCTCGACCCCGGTCTGCAGGTCAATCTCGTCTGGTCTCCCACGACCGGTGTCGTGCGGGAGGAGATTCCATCGATCCCCGCCGAGATCGCCGACCTGATGCGAGAGGTCTCGGTCGTCGGCAAGCTCGTCGAATAG
- a CDS encoding LysR family transcriptional regulator, with product MDVNLEQLRGFVEVAQLGNFTRAAEQLHLAQPSLSRQISSLEQDLGAELFHRARVGSTLTVAGESLLPLARRMLADAESVRRELAELAGLERGRVRLGATPTLCISLVTEVLSAFHTAHPAIELHLSEQGSRRLLDELAGGELDLALITTSNAASTDRFTVSPLLVEELVVISASNAPRITTGDTIALGEVASLPQIVFSSTYDLRSATDAAFHAAGLTPETVIEGAEMDAVLRFVERGLGVAIVPAMVLIDRPGLRSVRLSEPTLTRTISVARTADVTPTTAVAVMQQTIGATATSLAARSGATMRLADPPRE from the coding sequence ATGGATGTGAACCTGGAACAGTTGCGGGGGTTCGTGGAGGTGGCTCAGCTCGGCAACTTCACGCGTGCCGCCGAACAGCTGCACCTCGCCCAGCCCTCGCTCAGCCGTCAGATCTCATCCCTCGAGCAGGACCTCGGCGCCGAGCTCTTCCACCGCGCCCGAGTCGGCAGCACGCTGACGGTCGCCGGCGAATCTCTGCTGCCGCTGGCGAGGCGGATGCTTGCCGACGCGGAGTCCGTTCGCCGCGAGCTGGCCGAGCTCGCAGGACTCGAGCGCGGACGCGTCCGGCTCGGTGCGACGCCGACGCTCTGCATCAGCCTTGTCACCGAAGTGCTGAGCGCCTTCCACACTGCCCATCCCGCCATCGAGCTGCATCTGTCCGAGCAGGGTTCGAGACGGCTGCTCGATGAACTGGCCGGTGGCGAGCTCGACCTGGCCCTGATCACGACGTCGAACGCGGCATCCACGGACCGCTTCACCGTCAGCCCGCTGCTCGTCGAAGAGCTCGTGGTGATCTCTGCCAGCAACGCGCCGCGGATCACGACGGGCGACACCATCGCGCTGGGCGAGGTCGCGAGCCTGCCGCAGATCGTGTTCAGCTCGACGTACGACCTTCGCAGCGCGACGGATGCCGCATTCCACGCGGCGGGTCTGACACCCGAAACGGTCATCGAGGGAGCCGAGATGGATGCCGTCCTTCGATTCGTCGAGCGTGGGCTCGGTGTGGCGATCGTCCCCGCGATGGTGCTCATCGACCGGCCGGGGCTGCGTTCAGTGCGATTGTCGGAGCCGACCCTCACCCGCACGATCAGCGTCGCCCGCACCGCGGACGTCACACCGACGACCGCGGTCGCGGTCATGCAGCAGACGATCGGCGCGACCGCCACCAGTCTGGCGGCGAGGTCGGGGGCGACGATGCGCCTCGCGGACCCGCCGCGTGAGTGA
- a CDS encoding endo alpha-1,4 polygalactosaminidase, which yields MQPLRRNQATLRRPRGVALALAAGALVAGAFAAVLLLPNTTLAPEPGVALPPADGPFSYQLGGAYQPEPGVQVLSRDRLAPPAAGLYNICYVNLLQTQPDEPGQSSTHPPYGTTQWWRNNHPGLLLKDSTGQVIVDAEWNEALFDVRTAVSRDQLLDVQSAWFSECKDDGFQAIEPDNLDAHLRSSGLLTFIDTRDYLELVVPYVHSLGLAIAQKNAADRPDGYGGIGRTFVSDTEGFDFAIAEECAAYLECEKYTSVYGPLVYEIEYADNNPDQVRTGVTASAYDWICHDDGAARSIILRDRDVAPAGALGYRYAEC from the coding sequence ATGCAGCCTCTCCGCCGGAACCAGGCCACTCTTCGACGTCCTCGCGGCGTCGCACTCGCTCTGGCCGCGGGCGCACTCGTCGCCGGCGCCTTCGCCGCCGTCCTCCTCCTGCCGAACACGACCCTCGCGCCGGAGCCGGGGGTGGCCCTGCCCCCGGCGGATGGACCGTTCTCGTATCAGCTCGGGGGCGCCTACCAGCCCGAGCCGGGTGTGCAGGTGCTGAGCCGCGATCGGCTCGCACCGCCCGCGGCGGGGTTGTACAACATCTGCTACGTCAATCTGCTGCAGACCCAGCCTGACGAACCGGGGCAATCGAGCACTCACCCGCCCTATGGCACCACCCAATGGTGGAGGAACAACCACCCCGGTCTGCTGCTGAAGGACAGCACCGGCCAGGTGATCGTGGATGCCGAGTGGAACGAGGCGCTGTTCGACGTGCGGACAGCTGTCTCCCGTGACCAGCTGCTCGACGTGCAGTCCGCCTGGTTCAGCGAGTGCAAGGACGACGGGTTCCAGGCGATCGAACCCGACAATCTGGACGCACATCTGCGCTCGAGCGGTCTCCTGACCTTCATCGACACGAGGGACTACCTCGAGCTGGTCGTTCCGTACGTGCACTCACTCGGCCTCGCGATCGCTCAGAAGAACGCCGCTGACCGCCCGGACGGCTACGGCGGTATCGGCAGGACCTTCGTCAGCGACACGGAAGGATTCGACTTCGCCATCGCCGAGGAGTGCGCCGCCTACCTCGAGTGCGAGAAGTACACGAGCGTGTACGGGCCGCTCGTCTACGAGATCGAGTACGCCGACAACAATCCGGACCAGGTCAGGACCGGCGTGACAGCCAGCGCGTACGACTGGATCTGCCACGACGACGGGGCCGCGCGGTCGATCATCCTTCGCGACCGCGACGTGGCCCCCGCAGGTGCCCTCGGCTATCGGTATGCGGAGTGCTGA
- a CDS encoding ester cyclase, with product MEPWEMREWYADYLDACNRHDLDAIRSFVDPAVRRAHLPGGADAWVEDMADLFAAFPDWRWRRIQLIIEDDRVAAHLRASGTHLSTFRGIAPTRRHANVAQFAMYRVANGRIAEFSGTTDFELLSQLAG from the coding sequence GTGGAGCCGTGGGAGATGCGCGAGTGGTACGCCGACTACCTCGACGCGTGCAATCGGCACGACCTCGACGCGATCCGCTCGTTCGTCGACCCTGCGGTGCGGCGCGCCCACCTGCCTGGCGGAGCCGATGCGTGGGTCGAGGACATGGCGGACCTCTTCGCCGCCTTCCCCGACTGGCGATGGCGCCGCATCCAGCTCATCATCGAGGATGACCGGGTCGCCGCGCATCTGCGCGCGAGCGGCACGCACCTGAGCACGTTCCGCGGTATCGCGCCGACGCGGCGTCACGCGAACGTGGCCCAGTTCGCGATGTACCGCGTGGCGAACGGGCGCATCGCGGAGTTCTCGGGCACGACCGACTTCGAGCTGCTCAGCCAGCTGGCCGGATGA